One window from the genome of Spirosoma rhododendri encodes:
- the rhaM gene encoding L-rhamnose mutarotase yields MPVVAFRMKLRPGCQAEYQRRHAEIWPELLTLLHDSGISDYRIFLDESTDMLFASQTISGESSQALGQTEIVKRWWAYMADLMDTNDDNSPVSVPLREVFYMP; encoded by the coding sequence ATGCCTGTAGTAGCTTTCCGCATGAAACTCCGCCCCGGTTGCCAGGCTGAGTACCAGCGACGCCACGCCGAGATATGGCCTGAGCTGCTGACGCTCCTACACGACAGCGGCATCAGCGACTACCGTATTTTTCTGGACGAATCCACTGACATGCTGTTTGCCAGTCAAACAATTTCGGGTGAATCATCGCAGGCGCTGGGCCAAACCGAAATCGTGAAACGCTGGTGGGCCTATATGGCCGACCTGATGGATACGAATGACGATAACTCACCCGTCAGCGTCCCCCTGCGCGAGGTATTCTACATGCCCTAA
- a CDS encoding fatty acid--CoA ligase produces MVTTKLIPRTPEAVEPPLLIKSILAQSLRYEPQREIIYRDLFRMNYVEFNKRVRRLANMLTGLGIAPGDTVAVLDWDSHRYLECFFGVTSMGAVLHTVNVRLSPAQILYTMNHAQDKVVLIHEDFLPILTAIKDQLTTVEKYVILYDKVYTDLNAVGQVPAGFSCEYEAALRDESDEYDFPDFDENTWATTFYTTGTTGNPKGVYFSHRQLFMHTMGLSTFVCGYQAVPFSSTADVYMPITPMFHVHAWGFPFLATLLSAKQVYPGRYEPEVLLKLLLSEGVTLSHCVPTILTMLVNSPVAKQVDLSRWKVIIGGSALTKGLAKAALELGIQVYQGYGMSETAPIMALTQLNDTERPLPIDEQVDYRTRAGRVAPFVDIRLMDDDGNFVPHDGHSLGEVVARGYWMTQGYYEDPERGADLWKGGWLHTGDVASVTPDNWLIIADRTKDVVKTGGEWVSSLDIENLLSQIDGVAETAVVGLPDERWGERPHALVVLKPGTDLTADSIRQMLRDRIEADHLNKWYLPDRILFVAEIPKTSVGKIDKKRIRTDMKDQILNT; encoded by the coding sequence ATGGTTACGACTAAACTAATCCCCCGTACACCCGAAGCCGTTGAACCACCGCTGCTGATTAAATCCATATTGGCGCAGTCGCTCCGGTATGAACCGCAGCGCGAAATCATCTATCGCGATCTGTTTCGCATGAACTACGTCGAGTTCAACAAGCGGGTTCGGCGGCTGGCCAATATGCTGACGGGACTGGGCATAGCGCCGGGCGATACGGTCGCGGTACTGGATTGGGACAGCCACCGGTATCTGGAGTGTTTTTTCGGTGTAACGAGCATGGGAGCCGTACTGCACACGGTCAACGTCCGGCTGTCGCCCGCGCAGATTCTGTACACGATGAATCACGCGCAGGACAAAGTCGTGCTGATTCACGAAGATTTTCTGCCGATTCTGACAGCCATAAAAGATCAACTGACAACGGTTGAGAAGTATGTCATTCTGTACGATAAGGTATATACCGACCTGAACGCCGTGGGTCAGGTACCGGCCGGGTTTAGCTGCGAATACGAAGCCGCCCTGCGCGACGAATCCGACGAATACGATTTTCCGGATTTTGACGAGAACACCTGGGCAACGACGTTCTACACGACTGGCACAACGGGTAATCCGAAAGGCGTTTACTTCTCGCACCGGCAGTTATTCATGCACACGATGGGCCTGAGCACGTTTGTCTGCGGTTACCAGGCGGTGCCATTCTCGTCTACTGCCGACGTATATATGCCCATCACGCCCATGTTCCACGTCCACGCGTGGGGCTTTCCGTTTCTGGCGACGCTGCTATCGGCCAAACAGGTCTATCCGGGCCGGTACGAACCCGAAGTGTTGCTGAAACTGCTTCTGTCCGAAGGCGTAACGCTTTCTCACTGCGTTCCGACGATTCTGACGATGCTGGTCAACAGCCCCGTTGCGAAACAGGTCGATCTGTCGCGCTGGAAAGTAATTATCGGTGGGTCAGCACTGACGAAGGGGCTGGCCAAAGCCGCCCTTGAACTGGGCATTCAGGTGTATCAGGGGTACGGCATGTCGGAGACGGCACCGATCATGGCCCTGACCCAGCTCAACGATACCGAGCGGCCACTTCCTATCGATGAGCAGGTCGATTACCGCACACGGGCGGGGCGGGTTGCGCCCTTTGTCGATATCCGGCTCATGGACGACGATGGTAATTTCGTACCCCACGACGGGCATTCGCTGGGCGAAGTCGTGGCGCGGGGCTATTGGATGACACAGGGCTATTACGAAGACCCCGAACGCGGGGCCGATCTCTGGAAAGGCGGCTGGCTCCACACCGGCGACGTTGCCAGCGTGACGCCCGACAACTGGCTGATAATTGCCGATCGTACCAAAGACGTGGTCAAAACCGGGGGCGAATGGGTGTCGTCGCTTGACATTGAGAATCTGTTGTCGCAGATTGATGGGGTTGCCGAAACCGCCGTTGTGGGTCTGCCCGATGAGCGGTGGGGCGAGCGACCGCACGCGCTCGTTGTACTGAAACCCGGCACTGATCTGACCGCCGACAGCATCCGGCAAATGCTCCGCGATCGCATCGAAGCGGATCACCTCAACAAGTGGTACCTGCCCGACCGTATTTTGTTTGTTGCGGAGATACCAAAAACCAGCGTCGGTAAAATTGATAAGAAGCGCATTCGCACCGACATGAAAGACCAAATTCTCAACACCTAA
- a CDS encoding metallophosphoesterase family protein produces MTRIGLLSDTHSYLDDQLFRYFDNCDEIWHAGDVGDLDVLKKLQAFKPVRIVCGNVDVEDDYLPSHLRFTLEGLDIWMTHIAGAPPRYNPIVRPNLKLNPPNILVCGHSHILKVLRDPTMDNMLYVNPGAAGKTGFHIVRTAVRFTLNDQKTQDMQVIELGKR; encoded by the coding sequence ATGACCCGTATTGGCTTACTTTCCGACACCCACTCTTACCTGGACGACCAGCTATTTCGCTACTTTGATAACTGCGACGAAATCTGGCATGCCGGCGACGTGGGCGATTTAGATGTGCTGAAGAAGCTACAGGCATTCAAACCGGTGCGGATCGTTTGCGGTAATGTCGATGTCGAAGATGATTACCTGCCGTCGCACCTGCGGTTTACGCTTGAAGGACTCGACATCTGGATGACGCACATTGCGGGTGCCCCACCCCGCTACAACCCGATTGTGCGCCCGAATCTCAAGCTGAATCCGCCCAATATTCTGGTGTGCGGCCACTCGCATATTTTGAAAGTCCTTCGCGACCCAACGATGGACAACATGCTGTATGTTAATCCCGGTGCGGCCGGGAAAACAGGCTTTCATATTGTCCGAACGGCAGTACGCTTTACTCTGAACGATCAAAAGACGCAGGATATGCAGGTGATCGAACTAGGTAAGCGCTGA
- a CDS encoding M1 family metallopeptidase — protein sequence MKSFFVLLTVCLLSLTHAQAQRYEFTHDDTLRGSVTPERAWWDLQFYHLSVRVDPTDSTLSGTNEIRYKVLKPMQRMQIDLQRPMRMVSVEQDGKSLPFRQDGNAYFITLTKPQQTGQQESVIVRYAGKPHVAKLPPWDGGFVWSRDKKGGWFIATANQGLGASSWWPCKDHLYDEPDSMAISVTVPEDLMDISNGRLRKVTTNSDHTRTFDWYVQNPINNYGVNLNIAHYEHWSEVYNGEKGPLTVDYYALPTHGDSARKQFREVPRMLKAFEYWFGPYPFYEDGYKLVEAPYLGMEHQSSVTYGNGFRNGYRGRDLSQTGLGLLWDFIIVHESGHEWFANNITYRDVADMWIHESFTNYSESLFTEYYFGKPAGAQYVVGCRALIRNDRPIIGTYNVNRSGSGDMYYKGGNMLHTIRQLVGNDEKWRQILRGMNKTFYHQTVTAAQIENYMIKESGINLKPVFDQYLRTTQVPVLEYRLTPGGFQYRWANTVPGFAMPVRICANENGPYQLLKPTARWQTANSPNVKTLTVDADYYVSCKQL from the coding sequence ATGAAATCGTTTTTTGTTCTGCTTACCGTCTGCCTCCTCAGCCTGACCCATGCGCAGGCACAGCGGTATGAATTTACCCACGACGATACGCTGCGCGGGTCTGTTACGCCCGAACGGGCCTGGTGGGATCTTCAGTTTTACCACCTCAGCGTCCGCGTCGACCCGACCGACAGTACCCTGAGCGGCACCAATGAAATTCGGTACAAAGTGCTGAAACCCATGCAGCGGATGCAGATCGATCTACAGCGTCCGATGCGAATGGTCAGCGTCGAGCAGGATGGTAAGTCGCTCCCCTTTCGGCAGGATGGCAACGCGTATTTCATCACGCTTACCAAACCACAGCAGACTGGTCAGCAGGAAAGCGTGATTGTACGATACGCGGGGAAACCGCACGTCGCCAAGCTACCACCCTGGGATGGTGGCTTCGTCTGGTCGCGGGATAAAAAAGGCGGCTGGTTTATTGCCACGGCCAATCAGGGGCTGGGCGCGAGTTCGTGGTGGCCCTGTAAAGACCACCTTTACGACGAGCCCGACTCAATGGCCATCAGCGTGACCGTACCGGAAGACCTCATGGACATCTCGAACGGGCGGCTCCGTAAGGTCACGACCAACAGCGACCATACCCGCACCTTCGACTGGTACGTACAGAACCCGATCAACAACTACGGTGTCAACCTCAACATCGCCCATTATGAGCACTGGTCGGAGGTGTACAACGGCGAAAAAGGCCCGCTCACGGTCGATTACTACGCGCTACCCACCCATGGCGATTCAGCCCGCAAGCAGTTTCGCGAGGTGCCGCGTATGTTGAAAGCGTTCGAGTACTGGTTCGGCCCGTATCCGTTCTACGAGGATGGCTATAAGCTGGTTGAAGCACCGTATCTGGGCATGGAACACCAAAGTTCTGTGACCTACGGAAACGGCTTCCGCAACGGCTACCGGGGCCGCGATCTGTCGCAGACGGGGCTGGGCCTGCTCTGGGATTTCATCATCGTTCACGAATCGGGGCACGAGTGGTTCGCCAATAACATCACGTACCGCGACGTCGCTGATATGTGGATTCACGAAAGTTTTACCAACTATTCGGAAAGTCTGTTCACGGAATATTATTTCGGCAAACCCGCCGGAGCGCAGTACGTGGTGGGTTGCCGCGCCCTCATCCGCAACGACCGGCCTATCATCGGCACCTACAACGTCAACCGGTCGGGGTCGGGCGATATGTACTACAAGGGCGGCAACATGCTCCACACCATCCGGCAGCTTGTGGGCAACGACGAGAAATGGCGACAAATCCTGCGGGGCATGAACAAGACGTTCTATCACCAGACCGTGACGGCCGCGCAGATCGAGAACTACATGATAAAGGAGTCGGGCATTAACCTGAAACCCGTTTTCGACCAATACCTGCGGACAACACAAGTCCCGGTGCTGGAATACCGGCTTACACCGGGCGGATTTCAATACCGCTGGGCCAACACGGTACCGGGTTTCGCGATGCCGGTGCGTATCTGCGCCAATGAAAACGGCCCCTACCAACTGCTGAAACCTACGGCGCGGTGGCAAACGGCAAACAGCCCCAACGTCAAAACACTCACTGTCGACGCCGACTATTACGTATCGTGTAAGCAGTTGTAG